In Nitrospira sp., the genomic window GCAGGTGAAGCGTGAAAGCGAGCGCGGCGTATTTCTCGAATATGCCTGGGACATGAGTTGGTGCGACCCCTGCGCCACCAACCCGTTGTCGACCGAAGAGTTGCTGAGCCTCGGTGTCTTCTGGCAAGACAACCAGAATGGAATACAGCGAGGCCAAGCGTTGTCCCCGCAGGGCCAGAAGGTCTTCCTTACACGTCTGCACGTGCGCTACGATGCCACCCACTTTCCCGAAGACTTGATGTTCCAGGAAACCTCTGATCGGAGCAACTTCCAAGCACGTTATGTTCTCCGTCACCCCTGGACAGGCACGGAGAACTGTCCAGCTGCGACCGCCTATCGGCAACAGTTACGTGATCGGTCTGAACGAGAGGCGCAAACCCTGGCGAGTCTGACCGGATGGAATATCGGCGAGATTCGCAAGGCGATGAACCTAGCCTCATTGCCAGCAGGCGAGGATAAGAAGTGGTATCAGCGATTGTGGACGAACTAGATGATCAGGTTGAGGGCGAAGCCGGCATGCACGACTTCGCCCTCAACGACTCGACATCAACCGCGAATGAGCCGTATGTGGATTAACTTTGGATCGACAGTGAGAGTGATGTCTCAGTCACTGTTCGATAGGCCACAAGCAAGCTGCTGCTGGTTGTCGGTGAGTTAATCTCATCCGATACTTTAGGTAGTGGATGATTCTGCTCATCAGCCTTGGGCTCTTGCTTGCCTCGAAGTTCCTTCGCCAGATCCTCGCGTAAATTATCGAAGAAGTCTGGCAGATGCTTGCGGACCTTCTCTAACTCGACCTTCGCTTCCTTCAGTGCATTGAGGACTTGCTGAATGATTGATGCCAGCTGCGCGTCTTTTACTGGAACAGTGAGATGAGTTCCATCGGACGAATCCGATGACGGGGTGGGCGCCGTGGTACCGTTGGACGGTTGCGGGATCGCCGCGTCCGTCCCTGGCGCCCCACCCGGGGTACCGGATGATGCTGCCACCACCGCAATCGATCGAACAACCTCGACAGTCAAATCGAGACTGGAGAGTGAGTCCAACCGTGTGAACCCTTCCGCAAGTTTGCTGGTATGCGCTCTGGCATCCTCATCTTGGCCCTGAAAGAATCCACGAAAGATGTTCGCAATGTTCCCGAAGAGGGTTTGCAGGTCGTGCAGCTCCTCTTTATTGAGATCTCCGTCCACAGCAATACCGAACTCTCGTTGGACGGCGTAGTGTGTATACGTCGCTTCAACCTTCCCCGTTGTCCGATCGTCCGCCACCTGGGAACGATAGCTCCCGGATCGAAAATCGGTTGCAAGATCTGCGGTAAGGGTAATCCGATCCCCCTCCGCTGTCGTCACCGCAAGACGTCCGGACAAATCGTTGGACACCGCCACGCCGCTCACCCTGGTATCCAGTCGATGGCCCCCAGCATCGGATAGCTGGCGCAAATTGAAGAAGTGATGTGGATCGATGGATGTCAGAGCCTGAACCGGCATATGAGGTCTCCTACTCGATTGATGAGAGATACGCCTTGCCTCATTCCGCTATCGGCATCTCATCGGCTGAACTTAAGAGACCATATGATATAGTGGGGCATTCAGACATCTTGATCCTGATTGAAGAGGGAGGACTCCATGCCGAAATCTTTTCGAACGATGGCAGCCATCGGTGCAAGCCTGATGCTTGGCACAACGGGTTGCACCCTGAAAGCCACCATTAATCAAACGACCGACACGACATCCAACATCACCGGCACCACATCAGGAGCTGCCTGGTGGAGCGAAGATGGCCAAATTACGCCAGATTTCAAGGCGACGGCGTTCGTCTCGTTCAATCATGAAAACCTGGTTCAAGATGTCGCAGCAGGTCGCGGGGAGTATTTGGCCTCGATCAGCAGACTGTTGGGAGTTCCAGAAGGTCGGCAATCGGCATTTTTCTCCGCCGCCCAGGCAAATTATGCCGAGACGATAGGCAAGGATTCGACAGCATTGCTTTCACTGCTTCGGGATACATCCGGAGCATTCATTCGATAACTTGATTTGAGGGATCTGAGCACAGAGGCTGGCCGGTGCAGCCAAGAGAAGTACTACACTGCCAACGGATTCGATGCGGAGAAGGCGCTTGGTCCGCTCGACGAGACAATCCATCGGCTTATCGGGCAACGGCACATTAGGACATCGTCAGGAAGCCTTACGTTATCTCGTCTTTCCAGGTTCTTGTTCGCGGATGCGTCTATCTGCACATGCCGTCAACACGACGTGCTATCAGGCGAAAAATTCCACCGCTCCAGTTTCAACAGAATACATCGCGCCGGCGATCTTGATGTGCCCCTTGTCCTCTAGTCCCTTGAGCACGGAGCTGTCTGCGCGGATCCTGGCCATCGTCAATTCCACGTTCTTGCGCGCAACAGCATTGACAAAGAGGTAATTCTTCGCAGTGCGGTCCCCGTCATACTGGGTTGACTCGACCGCCGGGCGAATCTTGTCCAGCAGGCCGGTCAGATTACCGAGCTGCACATTGTCGATCGCGCCTTTGATGGCCCCGCAGTTGGCATGCCCCATCACAAGCACCAGTTTGCTGCCGACCACCGCACAGGCGTACTCCATACTGCCAAGAATATCTTCGTTGGCGATGTTGCCGGCGACGCGCGAATTGAAGGTGTCGCCGATCCCCAGATCTAGAATGAGCTCAACCGGCGCTCGTGAATCGATGCAACTCAGCACGATGGCCGCAGGATGTTGGCCCTTGGCGGTGTTCTTTTGCTCACGCAGCAAATCCCGCTCCTTGCGCTTGCCTGAGCGGAATCGTTCATTGCCTTTCTTGCCGCGGGCAATAATTTCGTCCGGCGTCATCTTGTCGTGCTCTTCTTTGGTCAGCGCGTAAGCAAGACTGCTTCCCTGCACCAACCCAAGCAATCCGACAGTCGCCGCGATACCCACCGTCGCGAGAAAGCTACGGCGATACATGGTCTCATCTGATTTGTGTATTCCTTGTTCGTGGTTCATTCAGATACCCCCCTTTCCTACGCCCCCCTACCTGTATCGTTGGTTCAGGCACGATTGGTTCACGCGGTTAGGTTTACGTATTCTGGCGACTCTCAGAACATCGACTTCGGCAGCAAGAGCGCGATCGTGATTATCTTCCCAAAACCACCTCCTCCTAGCATCGTCTATTTCTCCGCCTGCGTCCTGAAATTCAGACCGACTTCCCCGCTCTCCTCGAAGGGAATCGTAACGCTGCTGGAAGACTCGGCGAAGGCTTTTCCCTTGAGGTGATACTGAACCGTGGTGACACCAGAGGTGAGCCCCTGAGCCTGGCGAAGAATACTGCCCAACCCTATGATGACTTCCCCTCAGACCACTTCAGAGTCGAAGCGCTGCTCCATGAACCTCATGTCTTCGGGAACGAGAGTGACACTCGAAACCTTCGGCGGCTAAAAATGCCCATAGCAGTAAGGAGTAGGCGCTGATCGCCACGAGACGTGCCTCGCCAAGACCTGACGCTCTTATCTGGAATTCAATGCCTGTGCAGGTGTCGTCTTGCCCTCTGAACCTCCTCAGCGTGCGTCCAAGGAAGCTCAGAGGGAGGACTCGCTCAAACCAGATCTCGTGCAGCTTATTTCATGAGCGACGCAAAGAAATTGCGCGCCGCCTCACCGCCTGAAGTCCCGACGAAATCGCTCATGGTCTTTGTTATCCTGGGCACCATTTTCGGTCCCAAAGCCACCTTAGCAAATGCCGATTCCAGTCCGGCTTGGTCGTCGATCGGACCAGTCACCGCCTTCACGTCAGTCGCCTCCTTCAGGTAGGTATCCAAAACAGGGAGGGAGTTGCTCAGAGATGAAAAATCAGCAGCTGGCATTTTCCCCTTGGCGTAGTTGAGGATGGAGCCGACTGCCGCCTTCCCTTGGCTGGGACCAATCCCGTGTTGTAGAGCCACCAGGCTTGTGAGCGCATCTTGTGGGGTCATAGCTGGCAGGCTGGCACAACTGGACAATCCGAACGCACTCACAAACAGGGTGGTGGTGACGAAAGATAAGTACTTCACGATAAGACCTCCTCGCTTGCCGGATGAGATTAAAAATACATGACGGGGAGATTCGTTCGCGACGACTTCCCCGTAAAGTCATCCTGGATGACGCAAAAGAAACGACACACCGTCTAGCCGCATGAATTCCAGGAACATTTACTTACGGCGTTTGTGATCTTGGGTACGATATCACTCCCTATGCGCGGTTTGCAAAATACCGCCTCCAGTCCAGCTTGGTCGACGATCGGACCAGCCACGGTCTCGGGATAGCTCTGCATCGGATCTTCCACGGTGAGGATGTCGCCACTGAAGCAGATGACTGATATAGCATGGCCGCTGGCGGCCGGCAGTGTCACGGCCAGAATAGCACCGGTCGATCGAATCTCATCGTCACGCCTCAGGCTCTTCGCCACAGTATTGCGCTCGCTTCAGCGCGAGACGACCAAACCGTCTGTGCTCTGACTAACTGAATTCATACCTGCTGTCGAACCGGTGCCGGACCGGTCAACTCAGCAACGGGGAGCGTCACATCACCATGCCGACCGATTACGGTCCTGAGAAGCGCACCGTCCTTGAAGACCAGAAAGTTGGTGGGCACTGCCGGAACACGAGGGCCAGGCAGAATCACTCCGACCAGATTCAATGGGTCGGTGGCGGAAAGTTTGACCTCGTGACTTGTGGAGGCAGAAGTCTTCCTCATCGCCCGTAACGCGTCCACTGCCTCCGGTAATGCAAACTGCTCGCCGGTAAATCCCGTCACGAATCGACCACCTCGGATCTCCCCGGCCATTTCCATCCGACGATACTGCACCAGCAGATCTCGCCAGGATAGAGCCATCGATTCCCGTGCCAGCACATCGCGAAAAACAATCCCATAGCGACGAAGCAGTTGGCGGGCGGTGCATTCGCATAGGCGAACAGCCGTCAGATGAACGCTCTCAGCTGACCGCAACAGCGACCACCGTCCGACTGCATGCCGAGGCCGACGAGCCCGTTCCCGTCCCTCGGCGCGACGCCGATGCGGGTCCATGAGGGCACGGAGGTTATCGAACCCATCAGCCGTCACCAGACCGGCTGCCACCAGCTCCCACAATCCCTGCTCGACTTCAGAGGGAAGATGGTTGGTGATCCGCACCAGGTCGGTAAAAAAACTGGCGCCCTGTTGCTGCAACGCACGACGAAGATTTTGGGCCACCGAACTCAACGGTGCAAAAGGATCAAGGCCTACTGCCGCCACATCACGATGGAGTGCGGCGAGCAACCAGTCACACTCCTCCCGCGGGAAGATACTGATGGGCGCAATGCTCGTCGGGGTGATGCACCGCCCCTCCGTCTCACTACCCGATGCCAGTTTCGGATGGGGCGAGAGGCGCCCCCAACTGACTGCGCCGCTCAGACAGAGCCGATCTAAGAGTTCCGGCTCATACTTGGCCATCCTTGTACGTAACAGCTGGGGTTCCCACGCAGAGGCCGCGGCCTCGAACCCGGTGAGTTGTTTGATGACCTCCATGAGCCCCGCGTCCCCATGCTGACGCGACCCTGGCACAACATGCTGCCATTGCATCAGGAATCGCATGAAGTCCAATGCCGTCACCGGTTCCACTTCCTTGCGCAAGATCCCGATCGTCAACCGATGGATCCTGGCCAGCAAGCGGCGGTGACACCACTCCCGTCTAGATGCGCCCGATAGTGCTGAGTGCTCGCCTCGTTGGGCAGGCGAAGCAGGCTGAGGACTGAGTGCTGAGATTGGATGGAACTGGCCGCGCAGGACTTGGCCTTGGGATTCGAGGCGAATCATCGCAGCCTCAATGGCAGGAGCTGGAAGATGCAGTCGCTCAGCCAGCTCTGCCGTTGTCGTCGGGCCAATGCTTTCCATCCACCCAAGCACGACGGCATCACAGGTCGAGTCCTCACCGCCGGTTAACAGCTGTCGGACTCGCTCACTATTTTCGGTGGCAACCCATCCCTGTACATCTTGAATGGCAAGGACCATCACACGACCAGTCTCGGCTAGGGATGGAAAGAACGGCGTCCACCTGCTCGCGGCAGCCGCTGGCATCCACACCAGCGTTAAGAGCGCATCATGCAATTCGTCGGCATCGCGCACCACCGGCCAGGATTCATGCTGAACTTCTTCAATCGCCGCCGGATTCAAGACCCCCACCTGCCCCAGCAGATCCGGCGGCAGCGTCCGGCGCATCTCCACGGCCCGCGCCCGCCGCTCTTCCAACGGGGCGTCATCCAGGAAGGCATAGGGATTGGCATTCAGGATTTCGTGTGAGAACACAGAGGGCGCCGGCGTCTCCACCGCCACACAACGAATGTGGCTGGCCTCGATCCGTTGCAGCACCGCCGTCAGGCCATCAAGATCCATTGCCTCCGTGAGACAATCACGCATCGTCTCCATCACCAGCGGATGGTCGGGGATCTGACGAGCAGCCCGCTCCCCTGTTAGATTCTCCTGACAAGCAATCGCATCAGGAAACACCGCAGCAAGCAGGTCCTCTGCCTTCATCCGCTGAATCTGCGGCGGCACCTTCTTGCCGTTCGAAAAGCGCAGCAACGCCAGCGCGCGCGACGCATTCCAACGCCACCGCGTGGTGAACATCGGGGCCAGCAAGACCGCTTGAATCAAGACCTCTCGCACCGTATTAGAATGGAGATAGCCGAACACGGACTCCAGCGGGAAACTGTGCTTCTCACCCAGTGAGATTACGAGGCCGTTATCCGTCGCTGCCGCCTGCAGCTCGAAATCAAACGTCACACAAAATCGTTTACGCAGCGCGAGCCCCCAGGCTTTGTTGATGCGTCCACCAAACGGCGCATGGATCACCAGCTGCATCCCCCCGCTTTCATCGAAGAACCGCTCGGCCACGATCGTCTCCTGCGTTGGCACCACACCCAACACAGCTTTTCCCATCAAGACATATTCGATGGCCTGCTGAGCCCCCCGTTGATCAAGTGCGCAGTCCTGCTTCAGCCATTGCAGTGCTGAGTAATGAGGACTGGGGACTACGTGCTCTGAATCAACAGGAGAAGACGCGTGCGTGGCGATATCGTGGCGGAGCGTTGCGACTTCGGCGGAGAGTTCCGCTGTACGCGATGGCGCTTCCCCTCGCCAGAACGGAATGCTGGGTGGCGCTCCCTGCGCATCTTCTACCCGCACCTTGCCCGCCTCGACGCCCTTGATGCGCCATGAGGTATTGCCGAGCAGCATGATGTCACCCGCGAGACTCTCCACGGCGAAGTCTTCATCAACGGACCCAACCACTGTGCCGTCCGGTTCCGCCACGACCGCGTAGTTGGCCGTATCCGGAATCGCGCCGCCGGAAGTGATGGCTGCCAGCCGCGCCCCACGTCGGCCTTTGACTCGATGATTGATCCGGTCGTGATAAAGATAGGCCAATCCGCGCCCTCGTTGCGTCGCAATGCCATCTGCCAACATCCGCACCACGGCATCGAAATCGTCCCGTGACAGGGTGCGATAGGGAAAGGCTCGCCGACAGAGTGCGAACAAGTCCTCCTCGGCCCAGGTCTGGCTGGCCGAAGCAGCCACAATCTGTTGGGCCAAGATATCGAGTGGAGCCGGCGGCACGGTGATCTGATCTAGCGTCCCCTGCTTGATTGCCCGCACCAAGGCGGCACATTCCAGTAATTCATCCCTAGTCATCGCAAACAGATGACCTTTCGGGATTGCGTGGATCCAGTGGCCGGCCCTGCCAATCCGCTGGAGCGCCGTGGCAATGGCTCTCGGCGACCCGATCTGACAGACGAGATCGACCGTGCCGACATCAATGCCCAGCTCCAACGAGGCCGTGGCAATCACGACACGAGTCTTGCCGGTTTTCAATCGCTCTTCCGCCGAAAGGCGAATCTGCCGCGAGAGGCTCCCATGATGGGCCGCCACAACATCCGGGCCTAAGTCTTTGAGACGCTCTTCCAGATAATGCGACACCCGCTCCGCCAACCGACGCGTATTGACAAAGACCAAGGTCGAGCGGTGCTGGCGAACCAACTCAGCTACACGATCGTAGACATCCGACCAGATCGCATTCGTGGCGACGGCACTCAGCTCATCTTTCGGCACTTCGACAGTCAGATCCAACTCGCGACGATGGCCGACATCAATGATCCTCGGACGTGGGCGAGTGCCGACAAGAAACTCCGCCACGGTTTCAATCGGCCGTTGCGTCGCTGAAAGGCCGATCCGCTGTGGTTTTATGAAGGTGAGCGCTTCCAGCCGTTCCAACGACAGCGCCAGATGAGCCCCGCGCTTGTTGGGGGCCAGCGCATGAATCTCGTCCACGATCACTGTGCGCACCGTCTGTAAGAGCTTTCGGCTCTTCTCGGCAGTCAATAGGATGAAGAGCGACTCCGGCGTCGTGACGAGGATATGGGGCGGCCGCTTCAGCATCTGCTGACGATCCGTCATCGGTGTGTCGCCGGTACGGACCAAGACGCGTAGTTCCGGCATCAGCAGTCCGGCCTGCAAGGCAAGCTGCCCGATTTCGGCCAGTGGCTTCTGAAGATTTTTCTGGATGTCGTTACTCAAGGCCTTGAGCGGCGAGACGTAGAGCACATGGGTGTGGTCGTCCAGTTCACGGGCCAGGGCTTGCTTGAAGAGCTGATCGATGCAGGAGAGAAAGGCGGCGAGGGTCTTCCCCGATCCGGTCGGCGCAGCGATCAGCGCATCCGTTCCAGCTTGGATCGCGGGCCACGCTCGGAGTTGAACGTCGGTCGGCTGGCCGACCTGCGAAGCAAACCATTCCGAGATGACCGGATGGAATCGAGTGAGTGACATCAACGGCATTTTAACACGCATGAAAGATGTCAGCAGGGCACACCTGCGCGTCCTCACCCTATAACATCATGCAAAACTGACAGCCCGTTTCGCAACCCATGGCAAATGTGGCATCATGGCAATCTCATGTACCTTTCCATCGTCATCCCGGCATTCAACGAAGCCCGTCTGATCGAAGGCTCGCTGCAATCCGTCGCTGCCGCGATCGCTGCGAATCAGACATCCGGTTTCACATCCGAGATCATCGTCGTGGATAACAATTCCACTGACAACACGGCCGAGCTGGCTCGACAGGCCGGCGCACGCGTGGTCTTTGAACCGATCAATCAAATCGGCCGGGCCCGCAACGCCGGTGCCGCTCACGCCACGGGAGACTGGCTCTTGTTCTTGGATGCCGATAGCCTGCTGAGTCCCGGGCTGCTGGCCGATATTCTGCAGCTAATTGAGTCAGGACAATACGTTGGATGCGGCAGCACACTGCGCATGGATGGGCTACCCTGGTGGGCGAACTTGAGCCTACAGTTCTGGACATCGGTCTCAGTGCTCTGTCGCTGGGCTGCTGGAGCACTGGTAGTCTGTCGGCGCGACGCGTTTCAGGAAGTCGGCGGGTTCGACCAGGAGCTCTACGCGTTAGACGAAATCAGGCTCAGTAAACAGCTCAAACAATGGGGACGCCGACGCAACCTTCAATTCACGATCTTAACCAAGCACCCTCTCGACACTTCGTCGCGTAAAGTGTCGCTCTATTCGAGCCGAGAGATTGCCGTGCTAATCTTCCGCATCTTTTTCCTCCCGAAGCGAACCTTGCAAGATAAGAAACACCTCTCCGTCTGGTATGACGGACGGCGCTGACCGTCACCCTTCAGCCAACAAGGCTTGGATCTGCCGCTCTGTCTCGCCGTAGCCCCCTTGACCGATTTTGCCATAGCGTATGATGCCGCGCTTATCGATCAAGTACATCGCCGGCCAATAGCGAGTGACAGGAACGAACGTGATACGGGATTTTCCTGAAATATTGGGAACGTCCCAATTAGTTGGGAGAATTTCTTGGGGCCGAGAGGCTATGGAATGGGATGATGAGAAAACCAGTAAGTCTGCGAGTATCAGTCCAGTAATGCCGCCAAGGCAGTGTAATCAATTGATTCTTTGACTCGATCGAGCCAAGCCTTGCGCGCTGCCTGTTCAGGACGCTGCAGAATATCCTCCTCGGCCAAGGTCACTGTCGACAGGACAATGACCTGGATCTTTCCCGGCTGATTCAGGTTCGGAAAGGTCGGATCCATCTGATAGGCGAGCGCTTGTTCTACCGGGCCTGGTTTTAGGTTGGTCAATTCATACGCACCTCGCAAGGCTTCTTCCTCCAGTACAGCACGTTCTCCATGATCCTTGCTAATGTGGTCGGCATCCTGCAACAAGTCCATGGCTTGGGTGCGTAACCGGAGCGCGACGGCTTCCTTGTCGCTCGCCATCGCCTCTCTCTCCAAAGCTCGACTCTGCTCGCGTAGTGCACCCGCTCTCTCCTGCTCATCCACACTGAGCGTTTGCAGCTCATCGATCTGAGTCTCCATCGCCTTACGGACGGAGCCATCAGTATCTGCCCAGACCGCCGGCATGGCGAGTTGCTGAGCCGTAAATGATGCTCGATAGGGATGATAGTCGTTGAGCAGTTTCGTGAGCTGGGCGCCTCGTGCTGCATCTTTGGCTTGCCCGACTTGAAGGTCTACCGTCAGTCGTCTCATGTTTTCCACATATTGGTCGGCGCCGGCTGGATCAGTTTTTCTCCGCAATGCCGCAGTACGGTCGATCATGGTCTGATCGGGAGCTTTGCGTAAAGCTATGGCGTTGCGCCAATCAGCCAAGGCCCTTTCACGGGCAGCACCCACGTGATCCAGACGATCGCCAAGGGTTTGAGGAATCCACGGCAGCCGCCTGTTCTTCGAGATCACCACCCACCCGTTATACTCAGGATACCCACCGATCATGCCGGTCAGCTCCGGAATCTCATCCTGGCCCATGAACATGTCCTTCGAAAGGTGGTTGAAAAAGATGCTGATCTTTCCGATTGATCCGGCTACGCGGTCTGCATCGGGACTAATCCCACAGGTTCCTTGCCAGATCGCGATACCGAGTGACGTCTGTTCGGGATAGGCCTGCACGATCAACCGCGAATCATTCGGTTTATACCGGTTGGTCGCCATCGTGGTCCGCAGGCGAACAGGAACCGGCGAATTCAGGAACTCTTGTGACTGTTTGAGAATGGTTTCCGCTGCGCTCATGGCTTTCAGATGGCGCGCCCATCGTTTATCGGTGACAGGCCCCTCGTTCTGACGAGGCACCCAACACTTGACCTGGGCATCGGCTATTCCAACGTGACCGATCAGCATCAAGGCGAGAAGGCCGACGCCGAGCAGAGGCGTGGCAACCATCCGAATAGGCATTGGGCCTCCTTCCATCAGAAGGGTGAGAAGATTATCCTGTTGGTGAGCTTGGTCTGGAGATGCCGAGTTGTTTCATGCGCGCTTCGAGCGTGGTCGGATTAAGGCCGAGGATTTTCGCTGCGTATTTCTCACCGCTGTCGCGCCAACTAGTCTGTTCCAGGATATCACGGATGTGCTGACGTTCCATCTTTTCGAGCATCAGTGTCTGTGTCATCTCCCTCCTCGGTTGGATGGCGAGAGCCCGTTGATCGGTTCCAGCTCAGACTCTTCTCGCTCCTCTGCCAGTAAACACCCCTTGCTCCCTTACGCATCCGCGACATATGATCACGGCATGCAAGTTCAACTCAGCCATCCCACACGAACCATTGAGATCAAAGGCCCGAAGAAGGCCAAAGACCTCTTCAAAGAGCTCGGTCTCGTGGTCGAAGCACATCTGATCATACGCGGCGATGAACTCGTAACCGAAGACGAGATGCTTTACGACCAGGACCAGGTCGAAATCCGCCCGGTCATCTCCGGCGGCTCTCCACGCTTCACGAGTCACGAATGAACTGTACTAAATGCAAAACCCGCGCAGTGATCGACCTGCCCCGCCATAATGCTGCTTTCTGCAAAGGCTGTTTCAACATCTATGTGCATGACCAGATCAGCCGGGCCATCAAGTCTGAAAAGATGTTCGGAAAGGAAGATCGCATCCTCGTCGCGGTATCGGGCGGGAAAGATAGCCTGGCCCTCTGGGATATTCTTCTCAAGATGGGGTATAAAGCCGACGCGCTCTATGTGAACCTCGGTATCGGCGGCTACTCGGAAGTGTCCCATGCCAAAGTCGTCCAGTTTTCAGAAATGGTCGCCGCCCCACATGGCGCAGTTCTCCATGTCCACACTGTGGAGCAGGAAGCCGGCGCCGGAATCCGGGAACTGGCCATGCTGATTCATCGTCCGACCTGTAGTACATGTGGCACCATCAAACGCTACCAGTTCAATCGCGTCGCGCTGGAGCACAAGTACGATGTGATGGCGACCGGCCACAATCTCGATGATGAAGCAGCCCGCCTGCTGGGCAACGTACTCCGCTGGCAGGAGGAATACTTGGACAAGCAATCCCCCAGCCTCCCGGCCTCTCTCGACGGGTTTGCCAAGAAAGTAAAACCGCTCTTTCGCCTGTCCGAGCGTGAATTGGCCGCCTATTCGGTGCTCAACCGCATTGACTACATCGTGGAAGAGTGTCCGATGGCAAAAGGCGCGCGAACCCTTCTCTATAAAGAAGTACTGAATCGGCTTGAGACGGAATCCCCAGGCACCAAGCAAGCCTTCTACTGTGGTTTTCTCGACAAACAGCGCAAGCCCGAAGCCTCCCCGACCACCATGGCTGAGAGAGACCAGGCCATGCTGCATCCCTGTTCCGTCTGCCAACAACCTACCACCGCTGACGTCTGCTCTTACTGCAAAATGATGGCGCGTGCCAAAACTCACAGCCTGTAAACCACTGCCATCCTTGCCTGGAGCATAACTATCTCCCGCAAGAACTCAGGCCGGCTCGCGGCGTGCTCAACCTGAGCAACTACGTCCTTGTGCTCTCTGAAATACGGTAGCGCTGTTTGATGGCTGTCACGATCTGTTTCGCTTCTGCTTCATCAAGGCCTACCCCGAATCGATGGGTTCTTGCCCCATAATCAAAGACGATCACTCCACCACCAATTCCCCATAGTTGGAGACTCGATGAAAAATCAAATGGATTGACGCCAAGGTCTCCCACCCGTACCTCACGCATCTGGACGAGATCATATTCCTTGTCAAAACCGAATTCCCCTATGTTGCGTCGCGTCGTGAACGTTTGCCCCTGCACCGTGAGAATTTCCTTCCCCATCATCTGCCACAACCAGGCATAGATGGCGAACACACCGCCGACCGTCCAGACCCCAAGCCATGTCAGCATGAAGACTTCTCCCCCCGGCGGAGCGTCTCCTTTCAGCAACTGATGGGTGACCATGATTTCACCCACCCCCCAGCCACAGATCCAAAAACCCAGAAAGCAAATCACTAACCAACTGCGTCTGCAAGGCATCACGATGCGGAGCCCCTGCGACGTATCCGCGATGGTGATTCGAGAGTCAGCTGGTTGTCGCTTTGCCATGGGGTGCTCACGCTGAAACGGTCGGCATTATTACATGGATGACCGGTGAGTCCCAGAAAATATAGCAGCTGAATCGATGAGTTTTCTTGAGCTTAAGGCGGAGTCATAGATTCAGTGAGCCGGAATGGTGGGGGCAATTTTCTCCAGGATCACTTGCCTGACCTGCTTGGCGAAGCGTTTAGAGACCTCCAGGTTTTTCAAGACATGGCCTGACTCTGAGACATTGTACGTTGCCGGTGGGACCTGCGT contains:
- a CDS encoding carbonic anhydrase; translated protein: MNHEQGIHKSDETMYRRSFLATVGIAATVGLLGLVQGSSLAYALTKEEHDKMTPDEIIARGKKGNERFRSGKRKERDLLREQKNTAKGQHPAAIVLSCIDSRAPVELILDLGIGDTFNSRVAGNIANEDILGSMEYACAVVGSKLVLVMGHANCGAIKGAIDNVQLGNLTGLLDKIRPAVESTQYDGDRTAKNYLFVNAVARKNVELTMARIRADSSVLKGLEDKGHIKIAGAMYSVETGAVEFFA
- a CDS encoding DUF2780 domain-containing protein, producing the protein MKYLSFVTTTLFVSAFGLSSCASLPAMTPQDALTSLVALQHGIGPSQGKAAVGSILNYAKGKMPAADFSSLSNSLPVLDTYLKEATDVKAVTGPIDDQAGLESAFAKVALGPKMVPRITKTMSDFVGTSGGEAARNFFASLMK
- a CDS encoding glycosyltransferase, producing the protein MYLSIVIPAFNEARLIEGSLQSVAAAIAANQTSGFTSEIIVVDNNSTDNTAELARQAGARVVFEPINQIGRARNAGAAHATGDWLLFLDADSLLSPGLLADILQLIESGQYVGCGSTLRMDGLPWWANLSLQFWTSVSVLCRWAAGALVVCRRDAFQEVGGFDQELYALDEIRLSKQLKQWGRRRNLQFTILTKHPLDTSSRKVSLYSSREIAVLIFRIFFLPKRTLQDKKHLSVWYDGRR
- a CDS encoding DUF3015 domain-containing protein, which produces MPKSFRTMAAIGASLMLGTTGCTLKATINQTTDTTSNITGTTSGAAWWSEDGQITPDFKATAFVSFNHENLVQDVAAGRGEYLASISRLLGVPEGRQSAFFSAAQANYAETIGKDSTALLSLLRDTSGAFIR
- a CDS encoding DEAD/DEAH box helicase, which gives rise to MSLTRFHPVISEWFASQVGQPTDVQLRAWPAIQAGTDALIAAPTGSGKTLAAFLSCIDQLFKQALARELDDHTHVLYVSPLKALSNDIQKNLQKPLAEIGQLALQAGLLMPELRVLVRTGDTPMTDRQQMLKRPPHILVTTPESLFILLTAEKSRKLLQTVRTVIVDEIHALAPNKRGAHLALSLERLEALTFIKPQRIGLSATQRPIETVAEFLVGTRPRPRIIDVGHRRELDLTVEVPKDELSAVATNAIWSDVYDRVAELVRQHRSTLVFVNTRRLAERVSHYLEERLKDLGPDVVAAHHGSLSRQIRLSAEERLKTGKTRVVIATASLELGIDVGTVDLVCQIGSPRAIATALQRIGRAGHWIHAIPKGHLFAMTRDELLECAALVRAIKQGTLDQITVPPAPLDILAQQIVAASASQTWAEEDLFALCRRAFPYRTLSRDDFDAVVRMLADGIATQRGRGLAYLYHDRINHRVKGRRGARLAAITSGGAIPDTANYAVVAEPDGTVVGSVDEDFAVESLAGDIMLLGNTSWRIKGVEAGKVRVEDAQGAPPSIPFWRGEAPSRTAELSAEVATLRHDIATHASSPVDSEHVVPSPHYSALQWLKQDCALDQRGAQQAIEYVLMGKAVLGVVPTQETIVAERFFDESGGMQLVIHAPFGGRINKAWGLALRKRFCVTFDFELQAAATDNGLVISLGEKHSFPLESVFGYLHSNTVREVLIQAVLLAPMFTTRWRWNASRALALLRFSNGKKVPPQIQRMKAEDLLAAVFPDAIACQENLTGERAARQIPDHPLVMETMRDCLTEAMDLDGLTAVLQRIEASHIRCVAVETPAPSVFSHEILNANPYAFLDDAPLEERRARAVEMRRTLPPDLLGQVGVLNPAAIEEVQHESWPVVRDADELHDALLTLVWMPAAAASRWTPFFPSLAETGRVMVLAIQDVQGWVATENSERVRQLLTGGEDSTCDAVVLGWMESIGPTTTAELAERLHLPAPAIEAAMIRLESQGQVLRGQFHPISALSPQPASPAQRGEHSALSGASRREWCHRRLLARIHRLTIGILRKEVEPVTALDFMRFLMQWQHVVPGSRQHGDAGLMEVIKQLTGFEAAASAWEPQLLRTRMAKYEPELLDRLCLSGAVSWGRLSPHPKLASGSETEGRCITPTSIAPISIFPREECDWLLAALHRDVAAVGLDPFAPLSSVAQNLRRALQQQGASFFTDLVRITNHLPSEVEQGLWELVAAGLVTADGFDNLRALMDPHRRRAEGRERARRPRHAVGRWSLLRSAESVHLTAVRLCECTARQLLRRYGIVFRDVLARESMALSWRDLLVQYRRMEMAGEIRGGRFVTGFTGEQFALPEAVDALRAMRKTSASTSHEVKLSATDPLNLVGVILPGPRVPAVPTNFLVFKDGALLRTVIGRHGDVTLPVAELTGPAPVRQQV